From the genome of Brassica oleracea var. oleracea cultivar TO1000 chromosome C4, BOL, whole genome shotgun sequence:
TGCTAGATCTTTATTACAATTATGGATCAATCATAAAGTGCACTCAGAATACAAGATAAATGTTTGGGAAGATCCTTGGATTCTCTCTATCCCTGCTAGACCTGCTAAATCAATCCACCTGGTAGTAGATCCTCGGGTGACAGTGAGCGACACTACAAGAAATCAGTGATATAGTTACAGAATTTTATGTAGCTAGGAGGGACAATCCGTAGCAAGAAAATAAAAAGCTACGGATGGCGACGGATGGAAGCGGTGGCCTCAGCATCCATGCTAAATGTGAGCCGTTGACAATTCATAGCTAGCTTGCAACAGATTCGCGAGAACAATGGTCATAGCTAATAGCGACGGCGTGGCCACCACATTGTCCGTTGCTCATTGGAAACGTTTCTAACGAAAGACTTTCCGTATCTAATAGCCACAGTATTTAACTACAATCTATCCTTAGCAAAGTTATAGCAAATATATAGCTACGGGTCTGATTATCAAATCTCGGATTCCAATACAGAAATAGACAAAGCTTTGGTTAGTGTCATAACAAAACAATTTATAAAGGTTGAATATATTGTTAACAATACAAATAAGACCAGAAATAGTTGTACAAGATTATAGTACTACAAGAAGAAATCTGAATTCCTAAACATAACAATATGTCGATGTCAAACTTCCTATACACAAACAAAATGTTAAAACTAAGAAGTGAAATCTAAAGACAACAAGAAAATTGCAGATGTTTATGCAGGAATGCTGAGAAGAATCAGATGTAGCTGCCACTGAAAACCAGAGAGGAGCATGGACTGCGGAGGAGCGGAGAAGAGACTAAAATGCAGAGGAGCAGAGAGGAGAGTGGACTATGGAGGAGGAGAGGGGAGACTGGATTGCTGACCACCATTCGCGAATTAATTCATGGGACTCCAAAAATTTGGGATGTTGAGCAAACAATTGAAAAACTGTGTTGGATTTCAAAGAAAACAAAAAAGTTTGAATTTTGGTTTTTCTTTGTAAAAAAACAGTTATTTGAAAAAACTAGTTTCTCTAGATTATAGGAAATCGATTTCTCTAAAATCTTGATTGTCTAAGAAATGGTCTTTAGAAAAACAAAAGCTAAAAACTACTTCAAAAACTACAAATTATCAACCTCTAAGTTAAAAGTCTTTGTCTGGAAAATTAATGTTCTACATCAAATATATCATCTTATATGGCAGTTGGTGTCAGGATATGTAGTAGTAACAGGGAGTTTAACGCGACGCCATATGTGTTGTGATAGCCATTGTCCTAGATGTGGAGAACCAATGAATCAGTCAACAATGACATTTTTGAATGCACACATGCCTTGCAGAGTTGGGCCCTCGCTTCGACACCATCGTGTCCGGGTACTTTCCCAACAATGAGCGTATATACCAACATGGATTATTTATTCTGGATAAAGAACGAAATTGAAGCTCTGAAGCTAGATAAAGACCATTATCCTTGGATTATGTGGTAGTTATGAAAAGCTTGTAACGATAAACTGTTCAGAGGAATAACATGTGACCCACTTGAGTTGATTCGAGACACTGAGAGTGAATGCCATGCATAGTTTAATGCAAATTCAAAGACACCAGAAGAGACTCAAACATGTCACCAAACAACGAATGTACAAGTCCGAAGCTTGCAGAACACATGTTTGGTTGATGGATCATGGACTGTCGAAGCACCGTACAATGGTTATGGTTGGGTATGGATGGTTAGATCAGGAAACGAGCAACTGTTGAGATTCAGGAACAAATAAAATCGTATATTTTCATTGCACTCAGAACTGGAGACGTTAATTTGGGCGATGGACGTAATGCCTCAGCACACGAATTTCCAACACTTTGAGGAGGACTGCAAAGCCAACACTCAGAATTTATATTTTTTAAACCAAAAAAATACAATTTAGTTTATCTTCTTAGATCATTTTGTAACTGATAGCAGAAAAAGTGAAGGTATAAATAAGAGCGGCGGATGAAGAGATGTTGTTGTTGCCACGTAACGTAAAAGAGAAGAACATGTGGTGGGAGGAGAATAAGAACCTACACTGGAGGTGGAAGAGATGACAAGTAGTGACAATGGTCGAAGAGAAAATGGCGGCAGCGACAAAACAATCAGTAATAGTAATGGTGACAATAATAGGATCAAGGTGAATGAAAAAGAAAAACAGAAAAAACAAGAAAAAATTAGCGAGTTAGATATGATGTTGCACAATCTGGGATATAAAATAACCCAAGGCTGGACAGAAGGTTAGCCGATAATATACTATAAATGTATGTATTATAGTATCTACCAACGTAAACAAAACATCCTACCTACTTAATTCACTAGGATACGTAAATGACGCTGCCATTGTGTCATATAGGGTGCTCGAATGTGTTATCTGTCGACAGAAAAAACACAAGAAACTACTTCAAACCGTAAGGGGATCGCAATTGTGAAATTTAGTATAGCAGACCCACATATAATCTAGTTGTTGCGTAAGCAGTTGAAAGTTATTCTATACTATCAAAGATAATAGTATAGAAATGATACAGCTGGTATATAATACATAGGAAACCTGAAATTAGGTATGGTGTCTGAATAAGCATTAGAAAAAGAGACAAAAACATTTATGTAGAAGTCTAGTTTGGATGCTGAAAAGCATAAGTTAGACGCACAATAGGAAGAGGAATAAAAATACTGTTATAAATGAATGGCAATTGATAAACAAGTCATTAGCGTTGTACTTAACCATACATAACTTCCGAAATAATACACAAATTGAGATGCTCGCCACAGTAAATATGGGGGATATTAGTATCAAAACTTAGTAAAACCGAAAACTTATAAGTAGCATATGAGTAGAGAAAGCACAAAGGGGTTCCATCCAACATATCATTACGGGAGTTGGTCAGGGGTGAAGGTCGAGAAGGCTGCAATTGTATGTCTTCGCTACAACTACAAGTGACGCATAGTGAGTACATGGCTGATTCACTGGTTCTGTTCTATTAAGATGGCTAACAGTTTTCATATGTTGTCGGCAAAGAATTAACACAATCCATCCCAAGGATACACACTGATTAGTTTATATCTCGATCTATATTTGCAAACTGAGCTATTTCAGCTAAACATGGTAACTATACTATTAAAGTTCGTAAAATAGTATAGTCATACGATCCAATTTCTGGTGATATGACGAATCCGTTGTCGTAGATTTCAGATTTTTCTCTTCTCTAACTCCGACTCACAATCGATTTCTCCAAATTGTTGTTCGTCACGTATACTGATTTTTCAATTTCTTTGGTAACAACAAGAAATGACACGTTTTTACTTTTCACGTGCATGCAAGGGTGTTTTTGGCACTTTACATCACATTATATAATATATCGTACCCCATCTTATATATTAAAACAGAAGACACAACCTTGATTCATGTGTGATTTTTTAAGAAATTGACCTAATAGACATATTGTTAGAAAGTCATGTTACATTTAATCTCTAATCTTATCATTTAAATTTTGGGCCTACATAAATTTTTATTGGACTATCAATAATTGGATTTAAATAATAGATGATTCATTGGATTTATAGATAGTATAAATTAAATACATATAATTTAATGTTGTAATATTATACTTTCCATATGTTAATTATTTAAATATTCGTTGATGTTAACTTTTAAAATTATAAAGATTTTTTTTAAATAACAAAAATCATATTATCTAATAGTGATTAATCTTTACTACCTTAAACCAATGAAAACAAATTTAAAACTATATAGTTTATTTTTAAAATTAAACAAAAACTAAATGTTTAATTATTTACTCGATAATAGAAATCTATGAAGCGAAAAGTTTATTTTTTAAAAAACTTTCTAAATTTGTGAAATATTACAATATCTTTGAATATGACAATAAAACAATATTTTACTAATCTTTATCTATATAGTTACGATTTTAATATGAAATAATAATCTGAAAATATATATATATATATATAAGAAGATACAAATACATGTGAAAGTTTGAAACAATCTATTCAACGAAAAAAATATACCGTAAACTTTTTATGTTTTAAAAATTGATAGACACGTATATATTATAATATATACCAATTTAGAATTGAAAACAAATGTTTATATAAAAATAAATGAAAACAAAAATCTGCGCGGTTGCACGGATCGAGATCTAGAGTCTGATTGGTAATGGTTGTAGCTTTAAAATTTTTGCTGTAGAAAAAATTCTGTAAACTTTTTGCTGTGGCTTTAGATTTTATGGCTGTAGAATTTTATGGAAAGCACTAAAAAATTGCTTTGAATATTTGGCTCTGTAGAGCACTTGTACAGCTGTAGGTTATTTTAAGAGCTGTGGTTTTAAAAAAAAATTAAAGCTTGATTGCTCTAAATTTAGTGCTTTAAAAATAAATAGGGTTGTGGACAGCACCTACAGCAACTACCAATCACGCCCTAGCTAATTGTTTTTGTGCTATGTGCAGAAAGCCAAATTTCCGGATCTTAAACTCATTATTAAAAACGCACATTTTGGTTGGACCTATCGAAAACCACAAAGGCACATGGCCTTTGAGCCTACACACACTTTCTTTTTATTTTTTCCTGTCCATTAATTTTTCGCACAACAAAATTATGGATAAACTAAAAAATCAGTTTTACCCCCTGTTCTTGAACGCGTTAGGCGCTAGTCGGGCGGTCGGGTTGGGCCTAGCGCCTAAAGAGAAAATCGGGGATTAATCGGAAATTATGCGGGGCGGAATTTTTAGATGGTTTACTGTGTTATAAAACATGTTAATCTTTAATTGTGTGTAACATTAGTACATTTTCATGTTTAAGATTATATAAACACACAAATAGAATATATAAACTTAATATAGTGTATTTTTCATCAAAATTATGAATATAAATGATACTTATAAAATTTTAGATCAAATAAAAAATAAAAATATTATTAAAAATAAAATAAAAATAAATAAAAATAAAATAAAAATAAAAATAAAAAATAGATTAGGCGGCCGCCTAGGCGGCTAGGCGGTCATTTAGGCGGCTAGGCGGTCATTTAGGCGGTCTAGGCGGAAAAAAATCGGATATCCGATTTTTTAAACCGATTTGGCATAAATCGGGGCGGAATAGTGACGCGTAGCGCCTAGCCTAGGCGGCTAGGCGGCCGATTTTTAGAACATGGGTTTTACCTGCTTAACCGGTTCGTGTTCGGTGTTAAAAAAGGACCGGTTTGTGTTCCTTCGGGATAATCATCTATACTATTAAAACAGAAATCATAACTTAATTCATATGTGATTTTTTTTAATTTGGACCATCTTTAAAAAGTTGTTTAGATTATTTTTTGTATAAATATTTCAGCTATTTTCTCTCAAATTGTATCTGAATAAAAATCTTTTCATATCCTTTTTACAATATAAAATATATTTCATTTTTCATTAAAATAAAGCTTTTAAATATTCAATCAATTTCGTATTTGTTTAAAATAAATGTATATTTCATTTTTCACTTAAACAAAAATTTAATTTTTTTTAGTTAATTTCATGTTTATTTGAAAATTAAATATATATTTCATTTTAACTAAAACAAACTTTTAAAATATCTAATTAATTTTTGAATTATTACTAATCTCATGTACAATATTTTACTAAATTTACGATACTAATTTAATATAATAATTTTCAATTAAATTTTTGATCGTTAATCAATAAGATTTTCAATTTAGAATTTTATATCACATGATTTAATATATGCTATCACTGAAAATTCAAAATATATAAATTAAGTTACTGTATGTGAACTATAAATTTGTTGTGTTTTAAAATGTTATATTAAACAATTTTTAAAATATTATAGTTAGCCATGTAAAATAAATAATTATGTGTATAAAAATGAAACTAATCACCAGCACAACACTTTATAAAGTCAAACCCTCGTAATGAGATAACATAAAAGCAAAAAAAAGTTAAAACAAAGAAGCGAGGAAAAATGAGTAGGTCAGATGCTCCGCTTCACGATGTCTTCGTCTATGGTAGCTTTCAGGAGCCTGATATCGTCAACATAATGCTTGAACGTACTCCGGAAATCATCTCTGTAACACTCCCTGGCTTGTACGTTCTCTCGATATCTCGATTGATTAGTCTCTCTTTGTAGATGTAACTATGTAAGAGTTGATGGTGATGGTGGTTTTTTCAGTAAGAGGTTTAGGCTCAAAGGACGTTTGTATCCATGTATTGTGCCGTCTGAGGCAGGAGAAGTCCATGGAAAGGTTTGGTTTTTGATATTTTTGTAAATCTCAGTTACTTTATTCTCTTTTTGTGTTTTTGGATCTTAACTAAAGATTTTTAGAGTTTAGATTTTGATAAATTTTGGTGATGTAGGCGCTAATGGGATTGACGGATAAAGAACTATCAAATTTAGATGCTGTTGAGGGCAATGAATATGAGAAAGTGACAGTTGAAGTTGTAAGGAAGGTAAGTTTGAGGATTTGATTATTTGAACATTTTGGTGCTAATGGTGAGATTAGATTCTTAATATTTTCTATTTGCACTTGACCAAAAAGTATATATATTTTCTATTTGTACAGGAAAATTCTGCGAAGATGATAGTGAAAACATATATATGGATTAACAAAAATGATCCTGATATGTATGGAGAATGGGACTTCGAGGTTTGTACTGAATAGCTTTTATTTTGTTAACTCATAAAAAATGAGAAATATGGTCCAATTCATGTGTCTGATTCATTTTGGTAGGAATGGAAACAGCTACACATGCCGAAATTCATGGAGACTATCAAAGAAATCATTGAAATAAATAAGAATCATCCAGGAAAGGGAGTAGAAGATTACACCCAAATTCTTCACAAAAACCTTGGGGATGCTCCGTTGTCTTGAATGGATTTTATGTTGGCTATGTTCTACATAATTTATAAATTTCCAACTAAATAAAGCCTAGAGATTAATGGGTACTGTGGAGATCATGTATTGTTGTAAGATTTGTGCTATGTGGTTGTATTGTTATAATGGGTACTGTAGAGAATTATGTTATAAATATTTTGATATTATTGGTTAAAGCCAATGTCTTTGACGTTTATATGAAATAAGTGTGTATTGATTAAATATAATTGAACTAACCAATAATAGTTAATATACATGAAACAAGTGTGTATGGATAGTATTGAAACAAGCGTGTATGG
Proteins encoded in this window:
- the LOC106339892 gene encoding AIG2-like protein → MSRSDAPLHDVFVYGSFQEPDIVNIMLERTPEIISVTLPGFKRFRLKGRLYPCIVPSEAGEVHGKALMGLTDKELSNLDAVEGNEYEKVTVEVVRKENSAKMIVKTYIWINKNDPDMYGEWDFEEWKQLHMPKFMETIKEIIEINKNHPGKGVEDYTQILHKNLGDAPLS